The DNA window GCCTTCAATATGTGGAGTTGGGTGGAAATATAGAATCCTTTCAGAATCATTTTTGGCATTTCTATTTGTCGGTACAAATAGTTTGTGCAGAATTAGTTTTTTACAAGTATAACAATGTGAGTTGAAAGATGTGAGTGATTCTTTTGATGTTCATCTCCTAAATTGAcaagttttatcaaaatggatgAAGCATTTTGCTTGTTCccatcttttaattttatgggCAAAAAAGTGCCTTGTATCTTTGTAACAGAAAAACAGTTTGATATAGTTGGAAACTACTGCACGGACAGATGGTCATACGAACTAATTAGCATAAAATTATTCAAAGAAGGTTTATGGATGCAACATCCTCTGCATGAGTAAAGCTCTGAATCTTCTTTCATCTAGCCAATACGAGTAATTATGAATTCTATGCGCAAATAATGATTTCTGAAGCTCTGACATAGTTCTTGTGCCTTTCCAACTGTTCTAAGATTAAGTAAGCCTATAGAAAACCTGTTTTGTTTGTCCAATGTATTTAGGGTTGGGTTTTGATGTGTTGGGATAGGTTTGTAAAAGTTAATTCTCTGGTGGTGACAGTGTTTGTACTTCGTGAGAGAAAAGGAAAGTTGGAACTTAGAAAATCTGTGTATTCCACTTTTTGGTTTTATATCCTGTCATTCTCTCAATGCTGTAAAATAGTCTCTAATTTGGCATCTCTTTGCTACTTCACAGATACGCATACTCGGGGGAGGCTCTTGATGACGAGGAGGAGGGTCTGTCCCTCACAGGCAGTAGTGTTATAGTGGGAGGAGATCTGTCTAAACTGGATAGGAAGGAGAGGAAGGCATCTATTACAGCAGATCATGTGTTTGGTCTTGGAGAAGTTGTTCTTGAGGAGGACAAAAGAGAATGATGATATTTATTTTCTGTTGTTCTTTCAACCTCCCATTCACGCATGGACATAAGAAGTTTGCCCAGATACTATTTATacctccttttttttctctctatttttcGTAGAAGATCAGACTGAAATACGTGGTGGTTGGAGATTAGCAAGTTGGACGGGAGAACTGAAACAATGTTGCATGGAAGATTGGCATCTTTCTGAAGCTTCTCTTGTTGACGAATAGCCGGAGAAGTCCAGCAAGTGAGCTTGGCGGTGAAGTCTAGTTCTTAGGGGCAATCACAATTGTAGGCTGAGTAATTGAAACTTCAAACATATTGTGAAGTGGATTATTAAGGTTCATGCTAATTTAGAGAAGATACAAAAAGATCCTTGTGGTGGTCATATGTGATAACCAAAtacatcaaattcaaatatgaatGCTTACTTATTTTGTGCTATAATACTTTTTCCattatcaatatttttgtttttccttccCCTTTTAGGCTGGATATactctttcttcacttcttgGCCTTTGAATGTAACGAGTCTTCTGAAAATACTTTTGCGCACCTGAtgtttataacaaaaaaaatgaatgcaGGATATACATCTGGCATACTAATTTTATACCACATAGCCATGCTTTGAGGTTAAAATCTTAGTTTTGTTAAAATATCTGGCGTGAGTAAGATATTTCCTGAGTAATTAACATAATAATTAGTATATGTAGTTATttaatattgaataaaaaataaaataaaataggataaATCATTGAGATTGTGCTGTGTCTTTCCATTTGGCTTAAAATATAAATGATCCGAAAGTATGATTGAGGATATATGTATATCATTTTTAAAGGTTTGGACTTTGGAGGTATATCTAGCCTTTTTTGAAAAACTCTTGTTTGGATAtttacaccttgtttggatggttgttacccgttatattgtattgtattgttagtttaaatacaatgtttgttttgattgttacttaaattttattgtattatatCGTTTAAATCCATAGTTAGATAACAATGAAAAGATACATTTTTATGTAACGACCGATTCAGTGTGATCGCATTGTTAccttaatataatatagtatagATGTGTAACATTATATAACAATGGAGAACGATACAATCTactcattatatttattaaaacaatacaatacaatatcatacattatgatttatgaaacaatacataacaaccatccaaacaaagtgttaGAAGGAAAGAGCAATTCCTTAAGTTAGAAGGTAAGTTCATTTCCAGGAAGCAGGATGGAATTTTTACGAATCCGCGTATGAGAAATATGGGCTTTTTCAGATTTTAATTTCCAGTGTCAACTCTATCTACCACTTAGGTGTTGCCACGTCAATTGGATGGACAGTGCTATTAAGTTATCCAAAAATTGCGTCTTATAAAttcaatccttttttttttaatgtttcatTTTGGTATAGGTTTTCCGCTTGCAATCAATAAACGATTAGACAAAAGAAATACGGTTCATTTCACAACTCACAAAGGTATGTTTGTTCTTTGCTTAATTTCTTGATTTGAGTTTCATTTTGATACTAAAGAttccatttttttcatcaaGACTCAATATATAAGGAAGTGGGTGTTTTTTGATTTGTTAATTGAATACTGTGTAatcatttgttttgtttttgtcaGTATAAAGAAGGAGATGGGTCATCACCACCATCACCACCACCATGAAGGTGCCAATCCATATGATGATCCCTTACTGGCATGTTGTTGCTGTCCTTGCTTGCTAGTCTCCTCTGTCTTCTCTATGTTTACAAGGTGCATTTTTATGGCCTGTTACCCTTTTCTGCACTGTTTAGGATGGGATGAACATAGACACCACCGGCATCATCACCACCACAGCCATTTCTTGTAACCCCCAATTTGATGATTGTCTCCATACTCTAGCAACacaaagttgtgatttttgtttttcaatttcagAGGATTGTTTagtatttcaattttgtttgtttgtgtatACTTTACCTAGTAccagttataaattttgagctGTTGTTTGTTCACTCTGAGTCTAAGGGGTGGAAGAAAAATCGAATCTTTTTCAACTATATGCTGTTGCAAATCATGTAAGTTTTAtgttgttttcttgaaaaacttGGTTTGTTTGAAAGAGTGAATTAAATTCTGTTGTTCAAGAATAGTGGTGTTGAGTTTCTCGACCCTTTGATTTGGGGACAAACATTTTCTGTGAAGTGCACAGATGCCCCCATTCCATTTTTTCGTTCTTTACGAAATAGAAAACTGCGACTTGGAAATCAATCCTAGTAGGACTTGGCTAATGGTGATTGTGAATCTCCAACTTTCCTAAGTTCTGTTAAGGAAGAGAGATATAATGCTATGATGATTGATGTGATGAATAACTAACAAATACTAATGTCTAAATGCTACTGAGATACTACAATTTTTGGCCGGGGTAAGATCAATTGGCAAATGATGATCGACTTGTATCTTACTGAGTCATAGGCCAAGCGAACTATGTCAAGTATTACCTATCATTCCGAGTTTTGAATGCTACAGTTTGCCTAAATACACCATTTTGACTCAAAATTAGAGGTCTCCTTCATGGAGCAAAGGAATCAGATAAAGTAGACCTTATGATAAGGGATGGAAAGCCATAGCTGAAATGTTTTAATAAATTTCTTTACCACTTCCTTTTAGAGCATTGACCATTTAGCAATTTTATAATGGTTAAACAACAgtagttatataaaaatatctttaCACTGACAAGTATATATCTCTAACTTAAATCTAGTTTTGAGGATAATAAGTCATATACTAGGCTATCTATCATACAATGAATTAGTCCTTAACAAATTTGGCTCCACAGCTTTTGTGTAAAAGCAAATTCTGCATAACTGAAAATATGATTCCTTCATGAAAGCAGGGATTTGTTCTAAATCTCAAAAGATAGATAAATAGACATTAAACATTTAACTTCACGAGTCATTAGACTGATCGACTCTCATAATAACTCAATACATATTAATATCTATCTATCCTCGGCATTGCATTATTTGGCATCTTAGCCTTTCGACATCAGCGTGTTTCAGAGGCTTCAGCATGAATATTTGAGCTCCTTCTTCCATACATCTGTCAATTTTACACAAATCTTTGTTCAGTATCAGATGACAATGTTACATAGTAATGAAGTATATATAAAGAGTCGATGAGTTGTTATAGTTACTGATTAATTCGAGTTGGGATATTCTCGGATGACATTATCACAACTGGCACATCCTTCATCATCGACGATTCCTGCTTGTAATGCATTGAATTGAAGCAACatattaagttcaaattcttAAGGAATAACTAAATTAACAAAACAGTTAGTACCTTGATTTTCTTGAGCAGTTCATAACCAGTCATTCCTGGCATACAATAATCTGTTATTATCATATTAACCTTTGAGCCCTGCACAACAAATTAAAGTATATTCATTATAACCACAACTTTAGTAATAGCCTGCattcagattttcatctttacGAGTTTAAGTTATACACTGAATAGAGAAGAGACTCACATTGCTATTTGCCGAGCTATCTTGATGTGCTGCCAAACCCAAATACTCTAAAGCCCTCAGACCATCTTCTGCAGTAGTTACTGAACAAAACATGCAAATCAATGAAATAGATCCATCTTTCACTTATGCTTTAATATTTGTGTTTAGGGGAGCCAGTTAGGGTCGAAgggtttaaaaaaattgttttcatctaattcatattttgaaccgcttagtgaaaattctgattCCGTCACTGGTCACACATTTATTTAACACAATAAACATCCATACATACACATGGTCATTATAGCTAAACAGTTTAATCCCCGACCAAAAAACAGAATATgttgatataatatatataattatgctATCCAGGCATGTGAATTTTCCTATTTTTGGATAAGGAAAAATAATTGAGTCATGCACGTTATGAAGTACAAGGGCTAAAAAAAGTCTACAACTATTAAGATTCTCAAAGATTTTACAGCAAAAGAAAAGTAGTGCGATTACGTAGACACAGCTGTTGCCAAATCCAAAAGGTTGACTTAAAGATTTGGTACAAGtaaatatcaatttaattaatttactgTACCAAATTGATATATACTttacatttatttaattagagattttgtGTCCGAATGTATAGACTATAGAGACGCTTTTTACCCTCGAATGTGGAACTTTCTTCAATGCAAAATGTACaaaaattcttcttttatgttttttggGAGAGGTATCTTtgccaaaaaattatttttatactatGTAAATATggtgaaaataacttttttgtGATATATGAACTATTGAATCCCTTTGTCATAATAGAAGATTTTTGTTTAGTGAAAAGGAAGTGCAAAACTTATTGTTAAGAtcaagtgtttattatcatgtCAAAAACTATTAGGTAAATGTACAATTTTGTTTCTTAACTAAGTCCATCAAGCAAGTGACATGTTCGAACATGACTCTGACTCGAGCCCCCAACCATTCATGGTCTTGCCATAGGCAGAATGTTGACATTACCCAAAACTTGCAAGTTCAAAAAATTGAAGTgtaatattttagttttgttttataattCCTTGCATAAATTTGTGGTTCTAGTGCACAAACTTGAAAGATAATAATTCAACATTACATTGGTATCAAGTCTAAAAAATGCACCACATAAttgtgaataaaataaatagaagatTGAATAGTGTGATTACCTTTGCAAGAAGATTTCTTGAGTAATATTTCAACAAGTTTACGATCAACAAGATTGTCATCAACAGCTAAGACATGAGGTTCATCACTTGCAACAACTTCCCCCattccctttgaaatcgatGATGAATTAGCAAACATCTCCATTTCTTTCACTATAATTTAATTCAGAGAAATTTCACTTTCACTTTCACGAAATATATAGGGAGAAAGAAGCAAGAAGAATCAAGTAgttcaaaataaaagtaatgtgattggtgtgtgtgtatatatactaattaaaaAGGTGTGATTTGAGGAAGGGAAAGATGGTGAGAATTTTCTTgggaaaatgatgaaaataaataaaatcaaagaaagGGATTGTCACAGATATTTGGTGATCTTCATATTTGATTTTCACTAAAACAATATCACTATGTTGATTCCTCCATCCAGCTCATTccttttttatacatatatattttagagGGAGGTGGTAGAGGACAATATTTTAACattacactttgtttggatgattgttacgtattatttcataatatatcgtattgtattttattatattatattatattatattattttaatgaatacactgtttggatagattgtatcgTTCTCTATCGTTTCATGATGTCACACAtccataatttgaatgataaatctACAAGAAAAGTAAGGTATGGGGTAAAACTACAATGAAAACGTAGggtaaaagatgaaatataattattaaataataaataaagacaaaatgagaagaaaatattgagGTAATGATGCAATCACACTAAACATGTCGTTACATAGTTCTTTTCATCGTTACCTAATGATAGATTTAAATGATACAATATAATAgaatttaaataacaatcaaaacaaacgtTGTATATTTAAACTTACAATGCAATACAACgaataacaaccatccaaacaaggtgttaatgtttgtaacttgtaagtagttgtataaacttgtatatacacattaatagggtaaaatattagtcaattaAAAGATAACTATAGTTCGTTACACAGAATTAATTGGTAAGACGGCGGACAACTTGCTAAAACAGTGAGATTATTTTAATGATGTAAAATTCATAATTGCATTATccatgtatataacttaaattcatatcaaattattttatttgttaaaaaaataaaaataaaaagacttaGGTCACAATATTTCAATTAAATGGCGGAATATGATGCAGAATATCTGgtgcaaaaataataaaaaagattttggaaataaatGATAGCGTATCCAGCAAAATCGTTATAATGGGGACCAAATCTGCTTAAAATTTGCTACAATTAATTTCCACCAACAGAGATGTGTTgtctcaagaactcataattACGAAGCATCAATGGTGATTTTCAGTCCATTTATATTACTCCTTCCATCATTCAATTAAGTTTGCTTTCATTGTGGCCGCCTATTCACTGCACTAGGGTGGCAATTTCAGCCCATATTATTAAAATGAGTCTATTTTGCTCATATTTAATGACTTGGATCACTCATATTTTAATTGGTTAAATATGGGTTTCAAACTATTTTAAGAGTGTCTACAAATAGGGAAAATGGTACGAAATAGCaaacaattaattcaaattaaatgttatagtcatagtttattttaattgtaattcgcagcaaacatcccatttttttgcCACCTAATTcagtatacaattagccattttatacatttcggtataaaatgtataaaatgcgtttatgtttgtataaagcgagagaaagtgtatatacaaatacaaatacatatattttcgtcttatacacttataattatacaaatacagatcttattatacaaattacaatgtataaatgaatttatacaaaactgaacaatttgtataaaactggatgtttgtagcgaattatacaaatcaaaaggtCCATAGCAAACcaaaaatttgctatggagcgcaattatgcaaactatagctataacatacaaatatgatttttatgatttctatACGTGAAAGTTGCTCCTACAAATATGGTCAAAATGGGTTAAATATGGGTATCCATATTGACCCATAATAGATCACTTAGTTTTCACCTCCACTCAAAATTCTTAATTgtgcttaaaaaaaaaataaaaaatattaattttcaaaaattcaattaattttcaaacttaattgaaaaaacatatttattttttttgcttttggaaaacaaaaaaaaaattaggggtaGGTTGGTGgaaggaggggggggggggNTTTCTACAACATTTGTTTGCTCATCTTTTAAAAGTTTTTGCATAGTTTTTATAGTTCAGCATAGTAGTAAGTCTGGCCTAGGGATGACAATTTGAACTCATATTAAAGAAATGAGTCCATTTTATCCATATTTAATGACTTGGATCACTCatattttaatggaaaaattagcaaactagtcAAACTCCCTAACATATTTTAATGGGTGCTAAAGATTTCGAATAACTTGTTGAAGACCAGGTTGAGGAAGAACAATTTCCTATTagtttgttttgtatttatagtttttttttttttaaattttgtatcctttctcaattaatattcaaatcaatatgtatgctattaatatttgtattcattcaaaATCTCATGTTGCATAGTTTATGAATCTTGTGTTTGTTCCTAATTTGAATTCACCCTAAAGGTATGTCAACtagatatgtatttttatttataggaagaACAACTTCctattagtttgttttgtttttttatatctttttttctagaattttgtatcttttcttaatttgtattcAAAACCGTATGTAtgctattaatatttgtatttttttcaaaaatcatgtTGCATAGTTTATGAATCTGGTATTTATTCCTAATTTGTATTCAGTCTAAATGTATGTCAActagttatgtattttatttaagaataattgcaacaaatattcacttatttctttttcagttttatatttcattctcaCTTTTTCATCAtactattttttgtattttatatattattatacaaaatactacataaaaactagaatgaatacaaatacaaataaaatacatattggAATGAAAACGACTTAAGAAAGGATACAAgattttaaagagaaaaaaatacacagtgaaaaaaatacatgaatacAAATATGTTTCTTAAATAACTACAGATTCATTTGGCATACCTATTGGAATGAATACatactaataaaaaatacaagtttcattatacaaaaatataacatGAAAACTAGAATAAATACAAAGAGTATACATATTGGAATGTATACGATTTAAAAAGGTTGCAAAATTCtggagaaaaaaacaaaaatactttGTGGGAAAGGCACACGCTTGAGTTTTCTTGGAAAATGTAACTGATGAGAAAATTAAGtgatatttactttttttgaaatattctctCCCTTGATTTTTTCCCTTCTGTTACCCCATTAAAGAAAAGGGGATAATAGGACCTCTACAAAGTTCaagtgtctttttaaaaaataggtcTTACTTTAATGggataattatgtattttctcttaaatagttgtattctttcaaattaaacaaatttaaaagataCATAAATCagatatataacaaattaaaatattgacacttttaataaatattgaaaatgttgcTAAGGGATCCTaataaatgctaaaatattgacattttgaaaattttccatattttaatTGGTTAAATATGAGCTTCAAGCTATTTTAAGAGTCTTTACAAATATGGTCAAAATGGATTAAATATGAGTATCCATATTGATCCATAGTAGATCACTTAGTTTTCACTTTcactcaaaatttttaattgtgctaaaaaaataaaaaaattaatattaattttcaaaaattcaattaattttcaaacttaattgtaaaaacatatttttttgttttgtttttggaaaacaaaaaaaaattaggggtaGGTTGGTGGAAGGGGGCGCCCTGGGGGTTGGGGGTGCCCNNNNNNNNNNNNNNNNNNNNNNNNNNNNNNNNNNNNNNNNNNNNNNNtttttggaaaacaaaaacaaattaggGGTAGGTTGGTGGAaggtggggggaggggggtcCGAGGGAGGgggtaattttaaaaaaaaaaaacagattttttaaaatgggtTAGAACCATTTTACCCAAACCATATTTACTCATATTCTATTTGGGTAGATTGTAATCCAAACCATTTTTGCTCAATCTATATTCAATCCATTCAAATCGATCCAATCCAACCATTTGTCACCCCTACACTGCACTATTATACTTCCGCGATAAATTGTTGGAATTTTCATAGTTTTAAGTTCAAAAGAATTATTGGGAcgtttttcatgttttatccTTTATTTAATGAGATTCTTTAACTACTTTACATTTTcatttgaaaataatcaaaagaataaTAGTGGAAAGtaatctttaaatatttttttaaaaaatatttcacataATATGGATCGGAGAGAATATTTAAAATTGGGATTTGACTCCTCTCAATAGTCCGTACTATTTTTTTGGGGCAGTTCGATCatgaaatttctttatttttgtatttccGAAGTATGAGTGTGACTTGTtatagttgatcctattgatagCTAGCTAGTATAGAGAATGAGTCTCTCATCTTGATAGAGATGGTTCTACTTCGTCAGCTATTTATTCGAATATCTGGAACACGAAATAgattaagaaatatttgaactaTGATTCATACTTAATATTCAGAAGGGTGCCTAGGTATCCATCGTAAGCCTTTCCTAAACTTGTGCTCGAGAGATAGTTCCATACAATGATAAGGGATGTATGGGTTCTCAAGAAGAGAGGAGTTGTGGTGGTCCCCCCAAACCACCCAGATCCCACGAGTGAATCGAAAGTTGGATCTACATTGGATCTCACCCGAATCTCCCCTTCTATTCTCCTGAGGAGGGATTTGATTTCAAACCCCAATTCGAACACACTTAAATAAGTGACATGttcttttaaaactttttagGTTCAAATTATATCACACTAACAAGTATAAAAGTTCATTTATACAACAAATATAAAGAAGTTCATTTTTTGATACATAATGAAACAACTACATGCACCAACTAAAGATtaaaattattctcttatttttttggttgaaaaccaaATCCGAATTAAGTCAAATGCACGCTGTTCTCATAGGCGTAACTTGAAGAGATTTTACTAAATAAGTAATAAACAATGTTTATGCTTATTGGGAAGAGTGGATTTTCAATTTAATTGGGAAGAAATCTTAATATAATAATACCGTAACTAAAAGATCCCATATTATCCTTAGTATCATCACTTTTCTgaatttttcttgaaataaaataagagaaatatagTTTATTTACTCCTAAATCAAAATGGATCTCCCTTCTCCAAATGGTATAGTTGTTAATACATGAAGGAAGATCCGATtcgatttttataaaaataagatGCAATTTGGGCTAAATGAATCTTGGAAACCAAATATATGCTAGCATTTTGTGATACGGCAGATAATATTGTACGGAATTTGAGAAACTTCCAATATCTTTCTACACTAGTATATGTAGGTCCAAAAACACCAAGTTTGTGCCAACATATCAAATCATTTCAAAGGATATTACTAGACATATGATTAATTGCATTTCACATAATTTAACAAAACCCCATCATAGAGGAGATGTATACTCTTTTGATACCCTATTCGACAAGACCAGATCCATCAACAAATCTAGGTCCAATAGTTACGTCTACGAGCTAACCATTGATGGACATCCTTTTATCGCACTCTTTCCCTATTGGGCACAAACTTTTCTCTGTAAAAGTCTTCTACTATTTAGCATACACTTTTCTCCATTAGGTTCATGTAAGGCCAGGTATGAGAAAGGTCCCCCTCTCCCTTGTCAAAGCTTAATTATCCGAGAATGAGAACTCATTTTACTTGTTGGCTAGCTTATGATGGTTTCCTGTCACAATCAACATATTCCTTTTTTGCTCCTGCTTGGTAGCAGCTAAGGGAGCGATAAGTAAGAGTTTGTAATAAAAGTCGGAGAAGGGGACTAATAAGAGCATGGAAATGATCATTTACGATCACTTACAAATTGCTGAGAAGAAAATGGCATTTTCATATCTTTATGCACGAGAACCCTATAACTATTGCGGCATTTTGACGAAATGTATCTGCACCAATTTAGTTTTGAAGTTCTCTTTTTGACTATAGACTAAACACGTACAACAAAATCAGTTTTCCTTGTACTATGCTTTTTGAGGAAACCCCTCTCTGCTAACCTTACCCCccaaagagagagaaaagaacGGTATTCATACGAGTTTAACAATGCATTTCCAACAAAGATGGCACAATGAAGAGAAGATATTCTTCTGCTGACAAGTGCAATCACTTGACGGTTGCTCGGGGAATCGAAGATGTGCATGGTCCAGCAGATGTCATGAATGGGATTCCTTTGAATGTAGCAACTCCTTTGTCATCAGTGAAAAGGTTCTGCAATTCACATGACAGATATCTAAATG is part of the Solanum stenotomum isolate F172 chromosome 8, ASM1918654v1, whole genome shotgun sequence genome and encodes:
- the LOC125873396 gene encoding two-component response regulator ARR17-like codes for the protein MEMFANSSSISKGMGEVVASDEPHVLAVDDNLVDRKLVEILLKKSSCKVTTAEDGLRALEYLGLAAHQDSSANSNGSKVNMIITDYCMPGMTGYELLKKIKESSMMKDVPVVIMSSENIPTRINQCMEEGAQIFMLKPLKHADVERLRCQIMQCRG